The region TCCCACCGCCGATTATGCGTTTGACAATGGGGTGTTGACTGTTGAGTTAACCACCATGATTGAGTCCGCAGGAAAACACTGGGTGAGTGAAGTTGAAAGTTCTCGCAACATCTTGTGGAATGACCAATGGCAACGGGTAGATGCGATTGGTTTAGAACTCAGAATCCATCACCCAGAGAGCTTTCGCCCGATTCAAGTCACTTGCCGCAACGGCGAAACGAAACCGATTTGGGCATTTACCAAAGTCGTGCGCCTCAAGAAGTTTGGACGCAAGCGATTGGTCATCGTCCACGAGCAAGCAGATTTACAAGACCCACCTCGCTTCCTGCTCACCGATGCGTTGCATTGGGAAAGTGGGCGAGTCATGCAGACTTGGAGTTATCGATGGTCCTGCGAGGTCTTTCATGAGGTGAGCAAACAGCACACCGGGCTAGAGTCGGCTCAGGTGCGGAACGAGGAAGCGGTCAACCGTCACTTCCGTCTTAGTTGCGTGGCGCAGTCGATTCTGCAACGGACTGCCTGTTCTGGCGCACAATCTGAACGATTTGAGTTTGCTCAAGGCAAGCAAACGGTGGGACAGAAGCTCTATACCCTCACTCGTCAAGCCTTTGATGATTTGCTGCAATTCATTGTGACGCGATGTTCTCACGGACATACAAATGAACAGATTTTACAAGCTCTCCTCCCCAGTTGATTGGCGATCGTTTTTTCTACTTCGGTAACTTGCCAAGTTGTGTGCAGGGCTTTATTTTGAGAAAAGTGCTTGTAGTGGCAACAGCATCAAGGCAGCAGCCAATGCCTATGTGAAGGTGGTAAATGCTATCTGCGATCGCTTGAACCTGAGCTTATTCATGCGGCAAGAAGATGAAACTTAAACCCAACTGAGAATTTGATCAATCATGCGATTTGCTTGGGATGCATAACTGCCACCAAACAGGTTGAAGTGATTCAGGATATGGTACAGGTTATAGAGCACTTTGCGTTGCGAATAGTCAGAATCTAGCGGAAAGGTGTCATTGTAAGCCCGATAGAACTCAGCAGGGAAACTGCCGAATAGTTCCGTCATTGCCAGGTCTACTTCGCGATCGCCATAGTAAGTCGCCGGATCAAAAATCACAGGCTCTCCAGCACGGGTGACTGCGGCATTGCCCGACCACAAATCTCCATGCACCAAGGATGGCTGTGGATCATGCCCTGCCAACAGTTGAGGAATGGCATCTAGTAAGCGCTCCTGTTGGGGGAAATATCCACCTCGTCGGTTTGCCAGCTTAAACTGAAAGCCAATTCGGTGTTCTTGCCAAAAGGTAACCCAATCGGCTGTCCAGGGGTTGGGCTGTGGCGTAGAGCCAATAGTATTATTCATCTTCCAGCCAAAGCCCCTGGCGCTAGTTGCCCGATGCATCGCCGCCAGTTGTTGCCCCATTGCCAACCAGGCATTTCCATCCCCACGTCCTAAATCCAGCCACTCCAGCACTAAGTAGGCGGAATTGCCAGCCGTACCCCAACAGATCGGCTTGGGGACGCGAATGGTATGGGTTGCCACCATATCATCTAATCCTGCTGCTTCTGCCTCAAACATGGCGATTTGGGTTGCCTGGTTAACTTTTACGAAGTAGGCGCGTTGCCCATCGGAAAGTGCATAGCCAGAGTTGATGCATCCCCCACTCACCGATCGCCGCTGATTGGCGGCAAACGACTGCCCAGTGACCTGGCTAATATGTGTTGCAATAGAATCCCACATGAGTCGCTGCCACCAGATTTACCAGAGTCCCTGCACAGACCCAACCACGACACAGTTGTCAAATAGTCGCTGGTCACCTACCTCAACGAATGCCTCATTCCCTTTTGTGAAGAGGGTCACACTTCCATTGCCATATCGTGCCCCTGATGCTGCCTCTTCTTGAGGAAGGACTAGCACCTTAGACCCGAAGGTGGCTTTTACGGTTTTGTCATCCCGGTACTCAGCCGAAAAACTCTTACCTGCATCGCATCGATAGACGACGCTATTGATGATCTTCGGTGCAGTTTCTTGAGCCAGGATCGATTGACCAGAGATTCCTATACTGAAAGCAGTGGTCAATGCAGTCAGGGAAGAGGCGATCGCACATTTCATAGGCATCCAGCAGAAAACCGTTCGCCATGTTTGCGAAGAAGTTAAAGGGGTGTTCATCGAAATTTCTCCTCAATCAAAATTTCTCCTCAATCAATTCAGGATGTTGCCAGATTATCCGCAATCTTGCGGGCTGTAATCCATAACTTTTCTAAAAAACTTTGCCACTTCTGTGGATCTGTGCAGAATGTAGGGTGCCAATTTATCGCGATGGTTAGTCATCTCAGGACGATAGCCACCATTTCAACCATTCGTCTGAGCTGGCTAATAGTCATTGTCTCATCAAAGATGGCAAGGCTATAGAACCATTGGCGTTTGAGGTGTGCAAAAGTGCGGCTCCTTATTCTGTCGTCTCATCCTAGACTCTATTGAACGCTCCATCTTCTTCATTGGCTCAAAACGCGACTCGGCTCTATCTGTCTTTGATAGCGGCGAGTGTTCTGGCAACGATTGCCACGTGCACTACTAAGAATGCGATCGCCCAGGAATACGCCGCGACTACTGCCGCTGCTGCCACATCTGCAACTGAGCCACAGTATTACCAGGAATACCAATCAGTGATTGTGCCCGCAGAGCTAATTACTGCTCCCACTGCACAATTTGTGCCACCCCCTAGCCAAATTCCGCCTCCTCCCCCTCCCAGCCAAATTCCTCCTCCCCCTCCAGTTACACCCACGCCCAGTTCTGCTCCATCGTTACCCGTTGTTGTTCCCACCCCCAGCCCCAGCCCCAGCCCTGCAGCACCACCATTAACCCCACCCGCTTCGTTAAACGAACCCATCTGGGTTGTTCCTGCTACACCTGCGCCAACAGCCCCACAACAAGTAACGGTGCCACCAACAGTCCCGCCTGCCCCGCAGCCAGGACCCATTTTGCGATCGCCCCCCCCAGGGGAATTAGTAGTTCAAGCCACCGATGTCAAAATTATTGGTGTTGAACCTGAAACTCAGGCATACGGGTTGGAGATTATTCAAACCAAGCCAGGTGGACAAACCAGCCCTACTCTCCTGCAAAACGATGTTGCCATTCTCGAGAATTCTGGTTTCTTCTCCAACGTCACTGTTAGCACTCAGCAAAATCCCCAAGGAGTAAGCGTAACGTTTGTTGCCAATCCCGTACTTCTCCAAGCCCTGCAGCTTTCGAATGCCCAGGGACTGAGCTTATCAGTTGCCAACTCCATCTTCAAAGACCAGTTTGGTAAACCCATCACTCCTGGCGGACTGAATCAGGCAGTTAAACAAATCAACGATTGGTATGCCCAGAATGGTTTCACTCTGGCTCGCGTTGTGAGTTTGCAGCCAACTCCTCAAGGCATTGTCGTAGTGGAAGTTGCAGAGGGACGTATTGCCGATGTGCAGTTGCGCTTTGTCAATCGAGACGGACAAAGTGTGGACGAAAATGGCAGACCCATTCGCTTCCGCAGCCAGGAATCGTTTGTGCGTCGCCAGATTAAGTTGCAACCGGGACAACCCTTCCAGGTGCGGATCGCGCAAGAAGATTTGGCTCGCTTACAGGCATTGGGGATTTTTGAGCGAACCAATGTCACGTTTGAAGGTGATGCTCGCAATACTGTCGTGGTATACAACTTGCAGGAGCGTCCGCCCCGGGATTTACGATTTGGAGGTGGCTATAACGATACCTTAGGGCTGTTTGGCACGGTCAACATTCAGGACATTAACTTTGGGGGATTGGGGCAGCGCTTAGGCGGCACGGTACTGGTTGGGACTCGCGATGTGCAGTTTGATGCTCGCTTCGTGAGTCCTTATCGTGACACGGAACCCAATGTTCCTGGTTACAATGCGAATGCGTTCCGAAATCAGGGATTGTCGAATGTGTTCACCGATGAGGTGCGCCTGCCCAACGGCGATCGCGTGCGGGAGCGGCGCTATGGAGCCAGTGTAGGACTAGAGCAACCCCTGGGTGGTGGCTGGAATGGTTCCTGGGGATTGAACTATACCAATGTTAGTATTCGAGACAGCGGCGGCAAAGTGTTTGCGAAAGATGAGTTAGGCAATTCCCTTAGCCTAAGTGGGACTGGCATTGACGACTTGTTCAGTTTTTCGTTTACAGCCCTGCAAGATCTCCGAGATAATCCTCTGAATCCCAGTTCTGGTTCTCTTGCCCGGCTGAACACCGAGCAATTCTTCCCAATTGGACGCGGCAATGTACTGGGGACAAAACTACAAGCCAACTACACCCAATTTATCCCCATTAAGTTGATTACCGCATCGCATAAAACCCCCCCCAATCCAGCAGAGAGTCAGCCAGAGACGATCGCGCTGAACGTTCAGGGAGGAACTTGGGTCGGTGATTTGCCTCCCTACAATGCCTTTATTCTAGGAGGACCTTTCTCGGTACGAGGGTGGGATACAGGCGAGATCGGAACTAGCCGCAGCTACATCGAAGCTTCCGCCGAGTATCGCTTCCCGATTTATCGGTTCATTGGTGGGGCAGCCTTTATTGACTTTGCTTCAGATCTGGGCAGCAGCGATGACGTTCCGGGTAAACCTGGGGTGGTGCGGGATAAACCCGGAACTGGTTTAGGGTTTGGCGTTGGAGTGAGAATCAATTCACCCCTGGGCATTTTGCGCGGTGATCTAGGCATCAGCAATCAGGGGGATGTGCGTTTCCAGTTTGGATTTGGGCAGCGGTTTTAACCAGTGGTTTTAACCAAGGGTAGACCTCTGAATGCGGCTATTTTTGGGGGGTGTCGTGATGGTTTTAACCATCCCCACCCTTTTCAAACATCCTCTAACACGTAGATGGAATGCCTCGTTTCATGAGTTTGTAGGCAGCCGTGAGTTCGGCAAGTCCGGCGCCGATATCACGACAATGAAATGATGTTCTGTGTCTAAACCTTATCTTCTGCTGATGGACAATATTCTACCGATGGATAGCAGTAGCATTCATCAGAAAGTTAGGCGCACTGGGCTTGTCATTGTAAGAACCGATCAGGGCATCCACATCGGAGCGATCGCGAATCACCGCACTACAGGCAAGCGGGAACTGATTTCTCACTTCATACTGGAGAACATTGCCCACTGGAGAACATTGCCCAAAAAGCAGTACAGTGCTATCCAGGGTGAATTACCTCTAGAGTGGGGGTTGTATTCGTCTTTGTTCAGATTGGGACATCATAAGCGGTTGGCGTGGTGGTGAGGAGAGTAAGGCATGGGTTGGTTGGCTAGAAAATTATCTGGCTCTCGCTTCAAGTGGAGACAGGTTCGGCAACGTGATGGGTTCTTTGACCAGGTGATAGCCGCAGCGGATTGGCTGTTGTCGCCTGCTCCTTATAGCCGCCCTGAATTTCTCCAAATTCCGCCCCAAGCCATTGAAACGAATGCTTCCATCCAGACCAGCGAGAAACGAGCCTATCGTACTACTTATGCTTCCATCATCTTACCGGTATACAACGAGCAGGCATGTATTCACCAAACGTTTGACTCGGTATTAGAGTATGCTCGCACTCATCCCTCTTACGATTTTATCTTTGTCAGTGATGGTTCTACTGATCGCACGGTGTCGCTCTTAGAAAGCCGAATTGCTGTCAGTGGTTGCGATCGCATCTATGTTCTGGCCTATCCTCAGCAGGGCGGCAAGGGCTATGCGGTGCGTCGGGGAGTGGAGCTTGCCGAGGGTGATTTTGTGTGTTTTATCGATGGCGATCTGGCCTATTCTCTCGACCATCTAGATTTGCTGTTGGCGAAACTGGAACGGTACGAGGTTGCGATCGGTTGTCGCAGTCTTGTCCCAGACGGCAACCAGGGACTCAAGCCGATTCGCAAAATTGCTGGAAAAATCTATAACATGCTATCTCGCCGCCTCTTGAACCTGCCCTATGTGGATATGCAAGCTGGACTGAAAGGGTTTCAGCGAACTGCCGCTATCCGCCTCTTTAGTTTGCAAGAGCTGACCGGCTTTTCCTTTGATGTAGAACTTATTTACTTAGCAAAGAAATTTGGTTACTCCATTGCAGAGGTGCCAGCACGAGTTTCTTCTGGGCATTCCCGCAAGTTGTCCAAGGTGAATCTATTGGGTGATTCCTTAAGAATGCTGCGTGACCTCCTCCGCATTCGGTTCAATGATTTCATCGGACGATATGAATAAAACTGTGCTACTCAGCTTTGATGTAGAGGAATTCGACGTTCCCGAAGAGTACGGGCAATCTCTACCAGATGCAGTAAAACTTGCTGTTTCACGAGAAGGATTGCAACCTGTGCTGCACCTGTTGGAAGAGTTGGGAATTCGGGCAACGTTTTTCACGACTGCGAACTTTGCCCTACATTATCCAGAGTTGATGCAGGCGATCGCCCAAACTCACGAAATTGCCTCTCACGGCTTTTATCACTCCTCATTTGAAGTAGCAGATTTGCAAAAATCTAGATACGCGCTAGAAGCCCTCACTCAAACATCCATTGTTGGGTTTCGCATGGCACGATTGCAGAAAATCAATGATTGGGACATTGAATGTGCTGGATACGCCTATAATTCTTCAGTGAACCCGACTTACCTGCCGGGGCGATACAACAATTTTTTGCAACCCCGCACCGCACACTACTCCAATCACCTGTTGAACATCCCTGTGTCTGTTACGCCCCTGATCCGATTTCCCTTATTTTGGTTAAGCTTCAAGCACTTGCCCTTGTCGCTCTATCAGGCTGCGAGTGCCTGGACTTTGCAGGTAGATCAGTATTTGAGTTTGTACTTTCACCCGTGGGAGTTTACTGATATTTCCCACTTTGCGGTGCCTGGTTATATCAAGCACCGTTCTGGTCAGTCGATGTTGCGCCGCCTCAAACGCTACTTAATCTGGCTCAAGCAACAGGCAGACTTTATCACCTATGCCGAGTTCAAACAGCGAGTTCCCCAGTAGACAATGCCTCTAAATCTCCTGTCTTTCATCGGTATCTTCGCGCTCTGTGGCATTGCCTGGCTCACCTCAGAGAATCGTCGTCTCATCCCCTGGAGAACGATCGCCTGGGGGATTGGACTGCAACTGATTTTGGGATTGTTTGTGTTCTTGGTGCCGCTAACTCGTCTGGTTGTGGAAGTCATCAGCAATGCTGTGAATTCTATGCTGGATGCCACGGAAGCGGGTGCCCGTTTTGTGTTTGGTTCGTTGCTGGTGCCCGATCCAGTCAGCATACCAGGTCCGATTTTGGCAGGGCGCTGGATCGCTCGGGCAGTTACGCCGCCCTATGTTCCCGTACCAGGCGATCGCCTCAGTGCCGATTTTTTGAACCTGGGCTATATCTTTGCCTTCCGAGCTTTGCCCAGCGTGATTTTCTTCTCAGCGTTGATGTCGCTTCTCTACTCATTGGGGTTGATTCAGCCTATCGTCAACCTGTTTGCCAAAATCTTTCAGCGCACGATGAGGCTGAGTGGGGCTGAGGCGCTGAGTGGAGCCAGCAATATTTTTGTTGGCATTGAGTCGGCGTTGGTGGTGCGCCCCTATCTAGAGCGAATGACGCGCAGCGAACTGTGTGCGATTCTGGCATCCTGTTTTGGCAGTATTGCCTCTACGGTGCTGGCATTATACGCAGGATTGTTGCGTCCGGTATTCCCTAATATCACGGGTCATTTGGTTTCTGCCTCGATGATGGCAATTCCTGCTTGTTTCGTGATTTCCAAAATTCTCGTACCCGAAGCTGAAGTGCCTGAAACTATGGGAGTCCAGTTAGAGAAACAGGCACAATCAGATATTGATTTAGTGGCGACTACTCAATCCCTGGAGTCATTTGAAGCAGTGGTTGCCAGTGAGGAAGGGGCAGTTGCGATCGCAGAGCCGGAATCCGAACGCTCAGGAGACCCTGTGCTCCCGGAGGCAAAATCGATTGCTGCTCCAGAGACCGTTGAGGTTGCTGAAAAAACTGTGTTGCTGAGTCCTATGGAGAGTGTAGTCGTGGGGGCATTGGATGGGGTGAAGCTAGCTGTGGCGATCGCAGCGCTGCTGATTGCGATTTTGGGACTGGTAGCGCTGGTTAATCTGTTTTTTGCCAACCTGGCATCTCTGGCGACCAGTTCTCAGCCGTTTATCAGTGCAATCGGCAGAGTGTTTCAAGTGGTTACGCTGCAAAACATTGTCGGAGCCTTATTCTTACCCCTTACCTTTCTCACAGGTGTTTCCCTCAAGTGGCAAGAACTCTGGCAGGCATCCTTACTTTTGGGGCAGCGCTTGATTGCAACAGAGGTGCCGTCTTACCAGCAGTTAGGTGTTCTTGCTAGCCAGGGAGCGATTAGCGATCGCACGTTGCTCATCGTTAGCTATGCCCTGTGCGGTTTTGCTCACATTCCATCGCTGGGCATCTTTGTAGGCGGATTGATTGGCATTGTTCCGTCTCGTCGCAAAGACATTTCCTCCCTTGGCTTAAAAGCGCTCTGGGCAGCTACCCTTGCTACTCTCATGATCGGTGCCATCGCCGGACTGTATGACATGGGTAACCCGTCCATCCTTGGCAGATAGCATTCAACTGGCAATTTCGTATGAAACCTGGCATGAAACGCAACCAATTGTTGATCTGGAGTTTGACCATTCTGAGCATGGTTGTGATTGTCCTTATCAGCCACTCACATACGTTTCCGTTTCTTCCTGCGATCGCCCAAACTTCCAAACCTTCCCCCATTTCTCCCCCCTCTTCCCCTCCTGGCTCCCCTTCCCCCGCGTCTTCTCCCACCCCCTTCCCCCCTGTTCCTGTCACCCCCTCTGCCCTCCCTTCTCCCCTGGCTCCGCCTGCTTCTGATGCAACTCCATTGCCCTTAGGTGGTACCTATCAAGATTCAGCCAGGCGCTTTAAAGTTGGCGTTTTGGAGAATTACAAAGTCAGCCCATTAGCTGGTTCTGTCTTGATTGAATCGCCTGATGGAAGCCTGGCATACACGGTTGTGCCACAGTCGCAGCCCTTAGGTAACCCGATTGGGTTGATTGCAGGCTACGATAACAGCGAAAGTCTGGCAAAAATTGCAACGACTGTATTTCAACGAGGGGAAGGATTTCAACCAACCCCTGCTAGGCCAGAAGCAGGTGGCGGTGCCGTGATGGACTGGACAGGGACGCTCACCATTGGTGGAAATGCTCAACCTGTGCGGGGAGTGATTTTGGTACGTCCTTCTGCCCAAACCATCCTGCTACTATTGATCGCGGCAACTCAAGCCGGACAAGACCAGATCCCCGGTGCCCTCTCAGCCCTTGCTACTAGCCTGGAGGCAATCCAGTAACTTATGTATGGATATGACCAAGAAATTCGGCGCTTAATGGATGTGCTGCCTGCATCAGGGCGGATGTTGACTAAATTAGTCAGCAAGCCTGATCAACGCGTAGTGATTGATGCACCGTTTCCGCTGCCCTGGATGACAGAACGCCCTATCTTAATTAATTTCAGCTTATTGAGTGAATTAACTCCCCCTCAGCGCGATTTGCTGGTATTGCGAACCGTGAGTTGGTCTACAGGGGTGAAGTGGTTTCAACCTAGCGTTTACCAGGGCGTGCTGTTGGCTGGTGTTTTAGGAGTGGTGATTGAAACTGTGCAGACGGATCCGGTGGGGATCTTGGCGGCTGGAGCGCTGGGTGCGATCGCGGGCACGCAAATCTGGCGTAACAACCGTAGCACTCAGCGCGAACTGGATGCAGATGAAGCAGCCATCCAGGTGGCTCTGCGCCGGGGATATACGGAACCGGAAGCGGCTCGTGCTTTATTGACTGCAATTGAACAAGTGGCAGAAATTGAAGGACGACGTGGGTTCAGCTTTGTGGAATTGTTACGCTGTCAGAACCTGAAAGCGATCGCTGGCATTTCCCCTATTGAAGTTCCTACTGATGTTCGACAAGAATAAACACCTGATTTATCTGACTTAGCAAGCATTTCGTATGATATCCAATCCCATGCATTATTCGTCCTCCAAAGTAGCGTAAGATCGGACTTCATCCTTTGTTTTGCATCACCGGATCTTATGCTGTGCGACTATCTGCAACTGATTTTGACGGCGCGTGTCTACGATGTTGCTCAGGAAACCCCGTTGGAGATTGCTCCCAACCTTTCTGCCCGATTAAACAATACCTTGTTGCTAAAGCGGGAGGATATGCAGTCTGTCTTCTCGTTTAAGTTGCGGGGTGCTTACAACAAAATGGCGAAGTTGCCACCGGACTTATTGCAACAGGGTGTGATTGCTGCCTCTGCCGGAAACCATGCTCAGGGAGTAGCGTTAGGCGCAAAACGATTGGGTAGTCGGGCGATCATCGTCATGCCCGTGACTACCCCCCAAGTGAAAATTGATGCTGTCAGAGCGCGGGGTGGCGAGGTGGTGCTGCATGGTGATACTTACGACGATGCCTATGCCTACGCACGGCAACTAGAAGCGGAAAAGGGGTTGACCTTTATTCATCCCTTTGATGACCCGGATGTAATTGCAGGGCAGGGCACGATCGGTATGGAAATTTTGCGCCAGTATCAGCAATCGATTCATGCCATTTTTGTGGCGATTGGTGGAGGTGGCTTAATTTCTGGGATTGCAGCGTATGTCAAACGGATTCGCCCCGAAATCAAGATTATCGGTGTGGAACCAATCGATTCGGACGCAATGTATCAATCTCTCAAGGCTGGGGAGCGGGTGCGGTTGTCCCAGGTTGGTCTGTTTGCCGATGGGGTGGCAGTGCGGCAGGTGGGGGAAGAAACTTTTCGCCTGTGTCAGCAGTATGTAGATGAAATTATTCGGGTGGATACGGATGATACTTGCGCGGCAATTAAAGATGTGTTTGAAGATACGCGATCAATTTTGGAACCTGCGGGAGCCTTAGCGATCGCCGCTGCGAAAGCCTATGTAGAACGAGAACAGATCCAGGGCGAAACCCTGGTAGCGATCGCCTGTGGTGCCAATATGAACTTTGATCGCCTTCGCTTTGTGGCAGAACGCGCCGAACTCGGGGAACGCCGAGAAGCAATCTTTGCAGTAACAATTCCCGAAACGCCGGGAAGCCTGCGGAAATTTTGTGAATGCATGGGTAGACATAGCCTGACAGAGTTTAACTATCGGATTGCCGATCGCCAAGAGGCTCATATTTTTGTGGGCGTGCAAATTACTGATCGCGCCGATGCGGCTAATCTGGTTTCCAGCTTTGAAAGGTGTGGTTTCAAAACAATTGACTTAACCGATGACGAACTCACAAAACTGCATTTGCGCCATATGGTCGGTGGTCACTCTGGACTAGCTCACAATGAATTGCTCTATCGGTTTGAATTTCCTGAACGCCCTGGAGCTTTGATGAAGTTTGTGAGTTGTATGAGTCCTAATTGGAACATTAGTCTATTCCATTACCGTAACAATGGCGCAGACTATGGACGTATTGTCGTGGGAATGCAGGTACCCCCTCACGAAATGCAGGAATGGCAGGCGTTTTTAGATACGCTGGGCTATCCTTATTGGGATGAAAGCCACAACCCAGCCTATAAGCTATTTTTGGGATGATGAGTGGACAGAAACTCAGCCGTGTTTACACAGCAGCAACTGATTGTTTTCACCCGCTATCCTGAACCGGGAAAAGCCAAGACTCGTCTGATTCCAGCGCTAGGCGAGTCTGGTGCAGCGGCTTTGTCGCGCCAGATGACGGAACATACCTTAGCGCAAGTGCAGATGTTGCAGCATCAAATGTCTGTTGCAGTTGAGATTCGGTTTGCGGGAGGAACCACGGATCTCATGCAGCAATGGCTGGGGCAGGAATGGATGTACACGCCGCAGGGAGATGGGGAGTTGGGCGATCGCTTGATGCGGTCTTTTCAAAACGCCTTTGCCTCTGGCAGACACCGAGCGATCGTCATTGGCACCGACTGCCCAGAACTGGATAGCTCCCAATTACAAGCGGCGTTTCAAGCTCTGGAAATGTATCCATTAGTATTGGGTCCTGCCAACGACGGGGGCTATTACCTGATTGGGATGAACTGCTTCTTGCCAGACTTGTTTGTGGATATTGCCTGGGGGACTTCAACCGTATTGCAACAAACGCTAGAGACTGCTCACAAGTTGCAGCTCGCGATCGCTCAACTCCCTATGCTTTCTGATGTTGACTATCCTGACGATCTGGTTGTCTGGTTTGGTTGTCATACTAGGAGAAAGTAGTACAGCCGTATAAGTGGCAATCCTTTACGCTAGATCCATACAAGCTCGATCCATACAAGCTTGCGATTACCTCCGACTTCTACTCCTCTCCCAATGTCCTACGAACCTCTACATCACAAATATCGACCCCAAACCTTTGCTGAACTGGTTGGGCAGGAGGCGATCGCGGCAACTTTGACCAACGCCATCCAACAGCAGCGAATTGCCCCAGCGTATCTGTTCACAGGAGCACGCGGAACCGGGAAAACGTCTAGTGCCCGGATTTTGGCAAAGTCACTGAATTGTCTCAAGAGCAAAAAACCTACTGAAACACCCTGCGGCGTGTGCGAAGTGTGTCAAGCGATCGCTCGTGGGTCTGCGTTGGATGTGATTGAAATCGATGCTGCCAGCAACACTGGGGTAGATAACATTCGAGAACTGATCGAACGGGCCCAGTTTGCACCTGTTCAGTGCCGCTACAAGGTTTACATCATTGATGAAGTGCATATGCTCAGCACTGCAGCATTTAACGCCCTGCTGAAAACACTGGAAGAACCCCCAGAGAGAGTTGTGTTCGTGCTGGCAACGACCGATCCCCAACGAGTCTTGCCTACCATCATCTCGCGCTGCCAGCGGTTCGACTATCGCCGCATTCCCCTGGATGCCATGGTTACCCATTTACGACATATTGCCGACCAAGAAACGATTCCGATCACGGATGGTGCCATTACCCTGGTGGCGCAAATCGCTCAAGGGGGGTTGCGCGATGCCGAGAGCTTGCTAGATCAGCTCAGCTTACTATCCGGGAAAATCGACATTGAACACGTTTGGGATCTGGTTGGCTCTGTGCCCGAACGAGACTTGCTAGGATTGTTGACTGCGATCGCCCAAGACACCCCCGAAACCTTGCTCGACAGCACCCGCCGCTTAATGGATCGGGGTCGAGAACCCCTGATTGTGCTGCAAAACCTCGCCAGCTTCTATCGAGATTTACTCATTGCCAAAACGGCTCCTACCCGTAATGACCTCGTTGCCCTTACCTCTCCCACCTGGCAACAACTCTGCGACCTTGCCCAAACATTAGATTTGAGTGTGATTCTGGCAGGTCAGCAACATCTCCGCGCTGCCGAAGTTCAACTCAAGCACACCACCCAGCCCCAGCTCTGGTTAGAAGTCACCTTGATGGGCTTATTGCCCTCAGCGATCAGTCCGCAACAACCAGCCGCTAGCCGCCAGCCGCCAGCCGCCAGCAGGCAGCAGGATTGTCACTTGCCGATTTTAGATTCTAGATCAGAGGCATTATTAGATAATCTGCAATCCCCTGTCCCAAACTACCAATCCCCCATTGCCTCTTCCCCTTCCTCCTCCGCCTCACTCCCATCCCCCTCCTCCACTCCCATTGAAACACCACAGCCGCAACTTGAAACACCACAGCCGCAACCAGTTTCCAGTTTAGATAAGATTTGGCAGGAAGTGATCCAGCAGATTAAGCCATACTCCACTCAGGTAATGGTGCGGCAACAATGCCGCTTGCTGGGACTGGATGGGCAGCAAGCCCGATTAGGGGTTAGTTCACAACCCTTGTTTAAGATGGCACAAGGCAA is a window of Leptolyngbyaceae cyanobacterium JSC-12 DNA encoding:
- a CDS encoding L-threonine ammonia-lyase (IMG reference gene:2510096500~PFAM: C-terminal regulatory domain of Threonine dehydratase; Pyridoxal-phosphate dependent enzyme~TIGRFAM: threonine ammonia-lyase, biosynthetic, long form); protein product: MLCDYLQLILTARVYDVAQETPLEIAPNLSARLNNTLLLKREDMQSVFSFKLRGAYNKMAKLPPDLLQQGVIAASAGNHAQGVALGAKRLGSRAIIVMPVTTPQVKIDAVRARGGEVVLHGDTYDDAYAYARQLEAEKGLTFIHPFDDPDVIAGQGTIGMEILRQYQQSIHAIFVAIGGGGLISGIAAYVKRIRPEIKIIGVEPIDSDAMYQSLKAGERVRLSQVGLFADGVAVRQVGEETFRLCQQYVDEIIRVDTDDTCAAIKDVFEDTRSILEPAGALAIAAAKAYVEREQIQGETLVAIACGANMNFDRLRFVAERAELGERREAIFAVTIPETPGSLRKFCECMGRHSLTEFNYRIADRQEAHIFVGVQITDRADAANLVSSFERCGFKTIDLTDDELTKLHLRHMVGGHSGLAHNELLYRFEFPERPGALMKFVSCMSPNWNISLFHYRNNGADYGRIVVGMQVPPHEMQEWQAFLDTLGYPYWDESHNPAYKLFLG
- a CDS encoding hypothetical protein (IMG reference gene:2510096501~PFAM: Uncharacterized protein conserved in bacteria (DUF2064)): MFTQQQLIVFTRYPEPGKAKTRLIPALGESGAAALSRQMTEHTLAQVQMLQHQMSVAVEIRFAGGTTDLMQQWLGQEWMYTPQGDGELGDRLMRSFQNAFASGRHRAIVIGTDCPELDSSQLQAAFQALEMYPLVLGPANDGGYYLIGMNCFLPDLFVDIAWGTSTVLQQTLETAHKLQLAIAQLPMLSDVDYPDDLVVWFGCHTRRK
- a CDS encoding DNA polymerase III, subunit gamma/tau (IMG reference gene:2510096502~PFAM: ATPase family associated with various cellular activities (AAA); DNA polymerase III subunits gamma and tau domain III~TIGRFAM: DNA polymerase III, subunit gamma and tau); protein product: MSYEPLHHKYRPQTFAELVGQEAIAATLTNAIQQQRIAPAYLFTGARGTGKTSSARILAKSLNCLKSKKPTETPCGVCEVCQAIARGSALDVIEIDAASNTGVDNIRELIERAQFAPVQCRYKVYIIDEVHMLSTAAFNALLKTLEEPPERVVFVLATTDPQRVLPTIISRCQRFDYRRIPLDAMVTHLRHIADQETIPITDGAITLVAQIAQGGLRDAESLLDQLSLLSGKIDIEHVWDLVGSVPERDLLGLLTAIAQDTPETLLDSTRRLMDRGREPLIVLQNLASFYRDLLIAKTAPTRNDLVALTSPTWQQLCDLAQTLDLSVILAGQQHLRAAEVQLKHTTQPQLWLEVTLMGLLPSAISPQQPAASRQPPAASRQQDCHLPILDSRSEALLDNLQSPVPNYQSPIASSPSSSASLPSPSSTPIETPQPQLETPQPQPVSSLDKIWQEVIQQIKPYSTQVMVRQQCRLLGLDGQQARLGVSSQPLFKMAQGKLPNIEAAFQKVFDRKIYVALEVAVLPSDLGEDPSPSPVANCSSKPNSPLAPSGSQAAEPPILRPDRASSSLDQTAHPTPPNPVPTQPKDTWVIEDEVTRAAKKLAEFFAGEVVNMSEESDEANSEPASNASLPSQPQSSSSTPIPDTLDNDDDVPF